One region of Qipengyuania sp. SS22 genomic DNA includes:
- the pstC gene encoding phosphate ABC transporter permease subunit PstC, whose translation MSPAILLLLALGLGLAGWLAARARAWAFRRDSADGRLPSLPIYHAWYVALWVILPMVAFIALWSAIAPGLVTQQVLASPAAAELPVFGFQRQTMLNEARAVASGAASAVFNPQASGLVEPYREALFYYNTIGIVVALLIAFVAGTYAFLRLRPDFAARSKVERIVMAILLGASLVAILTTIGILASLVFETVRFFGMVSPIDFLFGTHWGPDPMANPDNPDGSRYGAVPLFWGTLFIGAIIAMIVAIPLGLMSAIYLTQYANPSLRRWVKPALEILAGVPTVVYGYFAALTIAPAIRDLAMSLGVSNPSSESALAAGLVMGVMIIPFVSSMADDSIAAVPGAMRDGSLAMGATRSETIKRVMIPAALPGIVAGVMLAISRAIGETMIVVMAASTAANLSANPLESMTTVTVQIVAMLTGEGSFDHPATLSAFALGFVLFMVTLGLNFVALRVVKRYREAYE comes from the coding sequence ATGTCGCCAGCTATCTTGCTCCTCCTGGCCCTCGGGCTCGGGCTCGCCGGATGGCTGGCGGCCCGTGCCCGCGCGTGGGCGTTCCGGCGCGACAGTGCGGATGGACGCTTGCCCAGCCTGCCGATCTATCACGCGTGGTATGTCGCGCTGTGGGTCATCCTGCCCATGGTTGCATTCATCGCGCTGTGGAGCGCAATCGCTCCGGGTCTCGTAACCCAGCAGGTGCTGGCCAGCCCGGCGGCGGCCGAACTGCCCGTCTTCGGGTTCCAGCGCCAGACCATGCTCAACGAAGCGCGTGCGGTCGCAAGCGGGGCTGCCTCGGCAGTGTTCAATCCGCAGGCTTCCGGCCTCGTCGAACCCTATCGCGAAGCGCTGTTCTACTACAACACGATCGGCATCGTCGTGGCGCTGCTGATCGCCTTCGTTGCCGGCACGTACGCCTTCCTCCGGCTGCGGCCCGATTTCGCGGCGCGCAGCAAGGTCGAACGCATCGTCATGGCGATCCTGCTGGGCGCCTCGCTGGTTGCGATCCTGACGACCATCGGCATCCTCGCCAGCCTCGTGTTCGAGACGGTGCGTTTCTTCGGCATGGTCTCCCCCATCGATTTCCTCTTCGGCACGCATTGGGGCCCCGACCCGATGGCCAATCCGGACAATCCGGATGGCAGCCGTTACGGCGCGGTCCCGCTGTTCTGGGGCACGCTGTTCATCGGCGCGATCATCGCCATGATCGTCGCCATTCCGCTGGGGCTGATGAGCGCGATCTACCTCACGCAATATGCCAACCCGTCGCTGCGCCGCTGGGTAAAGCCGGCGCTGGAGATCCTCGCGGGTGTGCCGACGGTGGTCTATGGCTATTTCGCGGCGCTAACGATTGCCCCCGCGATCCGCGACCTCGCAATGAGCCTGGGGGTATCGAACCCCTCAAGCGAAAGCGCGCTGGCCGCGGGCCTCGTCATGGGCGTGATGATCATTCCCTTCGTGTCCTCGATGGCCGACGATTCAATCGCCGCCGTGCCCGGCGCGATGCGCGATGGCAGCCTCGCCATGGGCGCGACCCGATCCGAAACCATCAAGCGGGTGATGATTCCCGCCGCGCTGCCCGGTATCGTTGCCGGGGTCATGCTGGCGATCAGCCGCGCCATCGGCGAAACGATGATCGTGGTAATGGCGGCATCGACCGCCGCCAACCTGTCCGCCAATCCGCTTGAATCGATGACTACGGTGACCGTCCAGATCGTCGCCATGCTGACCGGCGAAGGCAGTTTCGACCATCCGGCCACACTCAGCGCTTTCGCCCTCGGCTTCGTCCTGTTCATGGTGACGCTGGGTCTGAACTTCGTCGCCCTGCGCGTCGTCAAAAGGTATCGCGAAGCTTATGAGTGA
- a CDS encoding substrate-binding domain-containing protein, translating into MSKTKSIIFAAASAVALTACGANGGDGGSRDSIRAVGSSTVFPFAKAVSEAFVRAQPDFRSPIIESTGTGGGMKLFCAGLGADTPDMTHASRRMKAGEFADCQANGVTDIIEIQVGLDGIAFASAKGGITMSLTPKQVYEAIAASPYGGEQTNQTWSDVDPSLPDQPILVYGPPSTSGTRDALKELVLEAGCDTNAEMKALKDSDKDRHAQLCTEVRSDGAYVDQGEQDNLIVQKIEGNPNAVGIFGYSYLEENADKVQGLDMNGVAPTYENIANFDYPGARPLYVYAKKAHLDAIPGLREYLLEWTKMWSKDGELAKIGLVASPEDVMATNLKAATEYTTLDGAQLK; encoded by the coding sequence ATGAGCAAGACCAAATCCATCATCTTCGCCGCAGCATCGGCTGTCGCACTCACCGCTTGCGGCGCCAATGGAGGCGACGGCGGATCGCGCGATTCGATCCGCGCGGTTGGCTCCTCGACGGTGTTCCCCTTCGCCAAGGCCGTATCCGAAGCCTTCGTGCGCGCGCAGCCCGATTTCCGCTCGCCGATCATCGAATCGACCGGAACTGGCGGCGGGATGAAGCTGTTTTGCGCGGGCCTCGGAGCGGACACCCCCGACATGACGCATGCTTCGCGCCGCATGAAGGCTGGCGAATTCGCCGACTGCCAGGCCAATGGCGTGACCGACATCATCGAAATCCAGGTCGGGCTCGACGGGATTGCCTTCGCGTCGGCCAAGGGCGGGATCACCATGAGCCTGACCCCCAAGCAGGTCTATGAAGCGATCGCCGCTTCGCCCTATGGCGGCGAACAGACCAACCAGACCTGGTCGGATGTCGATCCCTCGCTCCCCGACCAGCCCATTCTCGTTTACGGCCCGCCGAGCACGTCGGGCACGCGCGATGCGCTCAAGGAACTGGTGCTCGAAGCTGGCTGCGACACCAATGCCGAAATGAAAGCGCTGAAGGACAGCGACAAGGATCGCCATGCGCAGCTGTGTACCGAAGTGCGCTCCGACGGCGCCTATGTCGATCAGGGCGAGCAGGACAATCTCATCGTCCAGAAGATCGAGGGCAATCCCAACGCCGTCGGCATCTTCGGCTACAGCTATCTCGAGGAAAATGCCGACAAGGTGCAGGGGCTCGACATGAACGGCGTCGCGCCGACCTACGAGAACATCGCCAATTTCGACTACCCCGGTGCGCGTCCGCTCTATGTCTACGCGAAGAAGGCGCATCTCGATGCGATCCCGGGCCTGCGGGAATACCTGCTCGAGTGGACCAAGATGTGGTCCAAGGACGGGGAACTGGCCAAGATCGGCCTTGTCGCGTCGCCTGAGGACGTTATGGCGACCAACCTGAAGGCAGCCACCGAGTACACCACGCTCGACGGCGCGCAGCTCAAGTAA
- a CDS encoding OprO/OprP family phosphate-selective porin: protein MPTRTRLCLVTLALGCAMPTPLLAQNAAEELAALRLQLAAMNARIDQLENELEATRAAPAVAAPAQAAADAPVAALGKSDGWSFKPRGRLMFDAGFTSAPASTGAADGFGNEVRRARLGASGDMPGGFGYKFEVDFAGNEISVADAILSYEDGPLEVSIGQHNTFQSLEELTSSLHTTFIERAAFTDAFGFERRLGASITYARGDFLAQAGVFTDNIEDTDSKNRGADARLVFMPKTGDAQLHFAGSVHYNDLDDPAAQLRYRQRPLVHFTSQRFIDTGSMAATSETGLGLEAAAIAGRFHVAAEGYWQTVDMPALASDPTFFGGYAEAGVFLTDDSRGYKNGKFDRTKPQRAVGEGGFGSLQFTLRYDHLDLNDAGILGGRQAGYLASLIWKPTDYTALLVNYGRLQYEDATLPAANGDTSYGVDAFGVRAQIDF from the coding sequence ATGCCCACCCGCACACGCCTTTGTCTGGTTACCCTTGCGCTGGGCTGCGCCATGCCAACCCCGCTGCTTGCGCAGAACGCTGCCGAAGAACTGGCGGCGTTGCGCTTGCAGCTTGCAGCGATGAATGCCCGCATCGACCAGCTCGAAAACGAACTGGAAGCGACCCGCGCTGCCCCGGCAGTCGCAGCGCCCGCTCAAGCGGCAGCAGACGCTCCGGTGGCCGCACTGGGCAAGTCGGACGGCTGGAGCTTCAAGCCCCGCGGTCGGCTGATGTTCGATGCCGGCTTTACCTCGGCCCCTGCTTCGACCGGCGCTGCCGACGGTTTCGGCAATGAAGTGCGCCGCGCGCGGCTGGGCGCTTCGGGCGATATGCCGGGCGGTTTCGGCTACAAGTTCGAAGTCGATTTTGCGGGCAATGAAATATCCGTCGCCGACGCCATCCTTTCCTACGAAGATGGCCCGCTCGAAGTAAGCATTGGCCAGCACAACACCTTCCAGTCGCTCGAGGAGCTGACCAGCAGCCTCCACACGACCTTCATCGAACGCGCTGCCTTTACCGATGCATTCGGTTTCGAGCGCCGCCTCGGTGCCTCGATCACTTACGCGCGCGGCGATTTCCTCGCCCAGGCGGGCGTCTTTACCGACAATATCGAGGATACCGACAGCAAGAACCGCGGGGCCGACGCGCGGCTCGTCTTCATGCCGAAGACCGGTGATGCGCAGCTGCATTTCGCCGGGTCGGTGCATTACAACGACCTCGATGATCCCGCTGCGCAGCTGCGCTACCGCCAGCGCCCGCTGGTTCACTTCACTTCGCAGCGCTTCATCGACACCGGCAGCATGGCGGCCACCAGCGAAACCGGCCTCGGGCTCGAAGCTGCCGCGATCGCCGGGCGCTTCCACGTGGCAGCCGAAGGATACTGGCAGACGGTCGATATGCCCGCACTGGCAAGCGATCCGACCTTCTTTGGCGGCTATGCCGAGGCGGGTGTGTTCCTGACCGACGATTCGCGCGGATATAAAAACGGCAAGTTCGATCGCACCAAACCGCAGCGCGCGGTTGGCGAAGGCGGCTTCGGATCGCTCCAGTTTACGCTTCGCTACGATCATCTCGACCTCAATGACGCCGGGATCCTTGGTGGACGCCAGGCGGGCTATCTCGCCTCGCTGATCTGGAAACCGACCGACTATACCGCGCTATTGGTCAATTACGGCCGCCTGCAGTACGAAGACGCCACCCTGCCCGCTGCAAATGGTGACACTTCCTATGGCGTCGATGCTTTCGGAGTACGTGCGCAAATCGATTTCTGA
- a CDS encoding ATP-binding protein, with protein MSERSFPWSGFVLALLACIILATLGTSLVYAGLIFIVWIGSLYLVAARPPEVKLAPAGPSFTRDNMADLFEHSETPVVITERDRVIIANLSARKLLGGHIVGQDVRMALRQPEAIRLLARNAEGGAVVRGLNRRTDIWRINRKTLPGELAVIEFVNKTAEADIARAHTDFVANASHELRTPLAAIIGYVETLREDVDNLDPKMADKFLAIIQREGKRLQDLVSDLMSLSRIEAEKHDLPDRTLEFSKLAERAAHDAASGDRSDLLDFESAGEFIIRGDQQQLEQLVRNLVDNAFKYGKPGQPVTVRLHPKGQNRLRLTVTDRGDGIAPEHIPHLTRRFYRTDPGRSRASGGTGLGLAIVKHIVERHRGRLDIESTLGEGTRVTVILPLEKEDKES; from the coding sequence ATGAGCGAGCGTAGTTTTCCCTGGTCCGGATTCGTGCTGGCGCTGCTCGCCTGCATCATCCTCGCAACGCTCGGTACCAGTCTTGTCTATGCCGGTCTGATCTTCATCGTGTGGATCGGCTCGCTCTATCTCGTCGCTGCGCGCCCGCCCGAGGTCAAGCTGGCCCCCGCTGGACCATCCTTCACCCGCGACAACATGGCCGATCTGTTCGAGCATTCGGAAACTCCCGTGGTCATCACCGAACGCGACCGGGTGATCATTGCCAATCTATCCGCGCGCAAACTGCTGGGCGGGCATATCGTCGGGCAGGATGTCCGCATGGCGCTGCGCCAGCCCGAAGCGATCCGCCTGTTGGCGCGCAATGCCGAAGGCGGCGCGGTGGTGCGCGGCCTCAACCGACGGACCGATATCTGGCGGATCAACCGCAAGACGCTGCCGGGCGAGCTGGCGGTGATCGAATTCGTCAACAAGACCGCCGAAGCCGACATCGCCCGCGCGCACACCGATTTCGTTGCCAATGCCAGCCATGAGCTGCGCACGCCGCTGGCCGCGATCATCGGTTATGTCGAAACGCTGCGCGAGGATGTCGACAATCTCGATCCGAAAATGGCCGACAAGTTCCTCGCTATCATCCAGCGCGAGGGGAAGCGGCTGCAGGACCTCGTCAGCGACCTCATGTCGCTCTCGCGGATCGAGGCGGAAAAGCACGATCTGCCCGATCGCACTCTGGAATTCTCCAAGCTTGCCGAACGCGCCGCGCATGACGCGGCCAGCGGCGATCGCAGCGATTTGCTCGATTTCGAATCGGCGGGCGAATTCATTATCCGGGGCGACCAGCAGCAGCTCGAACAGCTGGTCCGCAATCTGGTCGACAATGCGTTCAAATACGGGAAGCCGGGCCAGCCCGTTACCGTCCGGCTGCATCCCAAGGGCCAGAACCGGCTGCGGCTGACCGTAACCGATCGTGGCGACGGGATCGCGCCCGAACACATCCCGCATCTGACCCGGCGGTTCTACCGCACCGATCCCGGACGCAGCCGCGCCTCGGGCGGGACAGGTCTCGGCCTGGCGATCGTCAAACATATCGTCGAACGCCATCGCGGGCGACTCGATATCGAAAGCACGCTGGGCGAAGGCACCCGCGTGACAGTCATCCTGCCGCTGGAGAAAGAGGACAAGGAAAGCTGA
- the recJ gene encoding single-stranded-DNA-specific exonuclease RecJ, with protein MASQALSHVFGVSSSLTGRAWRWRGGNMELGAKPTLGDDIVRQLLLSRGVEAADIERHRQPTLRNFLPDPSLFRDMDVAADRIAQAVIAGETITIYGDYDVDGATSSALLIRLLRELGVEAGYYIPDRLLEGYGPSGEALVKLGQAGSSLIVTVDCGAMAHEALGMAHAAGIDVIVVDHHKCSPDLPQTVALVNPNRLDEEDEAASHGHLAAVGVAFLLAIALVRTLRQRGFFADRKEPDLLALLDVVALGTVADVAALHGLNRAFVAQGLKVMARRDNIGMAALIDASRLKRSPACSDLGFALGPRINAGGRVGESTLGVRLLTTRDPEEARTIAAQLSALNEERRLIEAEVQEAAEQQLAAQHNRAVHLVAGEGWHPGVIGIVAGRIKEKTGKPALVIALDGETGKGSGRSISGVDLGAAIIRARDEGLLVAGGGHAMAAGLTVSADKVDALAEWLDRTLEGQVARASASREMALDLAVSPGGLTSELVNSLDEAGPYGVGWPGPRVAVGPVRLVKCDIVGTDHVRLIAAGDDGKSFKGIAFRAADSDMGQALLHGSRGRRLWLAGRVKIDDWGSRPQAELHLEDAAWAD; from the coding sequence ATGGCATCACAGGCCCTTTCACACGTTTTCGGCGTATCGTCGTCGCTCACCGGCCGCGCATGGCGCTGGCGCGGCGGCAATATGGAGCTTGGCGCCAAGCCGACACTGGGCGACGATATCGTCCGCCAGCTGCTGCTGTCGCGCGGCGTGGAAGCCGCAGATATCGAACGGCACCGCCAACCCACCCTGCGCAATTTCCTGCCCGATCCGTCGCTGTTTCGCGATATGGACGTTGCTGCCGACCGGATTGCGCAAGCGGTCATCGCGGGTGAGACGATCACCATCTATGGCGATTACGACGTCGATGGCGCGACCAGTTCCGCGCTGCTGATCCGCCTCTTGCGCGAATTGGGCGTCGAGGCGGGCTATTACATCCCCGACCGCCTGCTCGAAGGCTATGGCCCCTCGGGCGAAGCGCTGGTCAAGCTGGGCCAGGCGGGCTCCAGCCTAATCGTCACGGTCGATTGCGGCGCGATGGCGCATGAAGCGCTGGGTATGGCGCATGCAGCGGGGATCGACGTGATCGTGGTCGACCACCACAAATGCAGCCCCGATCTTCCGCAGACGGTCGCGCTGGTCAATCCCAACCGGCTCGACGAGGAGGACGAGGCCGCTTCGCATGGCCATCTCGCCGCAGTCGGCGTCGCGTTCCTGCTGGCGATCGCGCTGGTCCGTACGCTGCGCCAGCGCGGTTTCTTCGCCGATCGCAAGGAACCCGACCTGCTCGCGCTGCTCGATGTGGTCGCGCTGGGAACGGTTGCCGATGTCGCGGCGCTGCACGGGCTCAACCGCGCTTTCGTTGCGCAAGGGCTCAAGGTCATGGCGCGGCGCGACAATATCGGCATGGCGGCGCTGATCGATGCGAGTCGATTGAAACGCTCGCCCGCTTGTTCGGACCTGGGCTTCGCGCTGGGGCCGCGGATCAATGCCGGCGGACGCGTCGGTGAATCGACGCTTGGCGTCCGCCTGCTGACCACCCGAGACCCCGAAGAGGCGCGGACCATCGCCGCGCAGCTTTCCGCGCTCAACGAAGAACGCCGTCTGATCGAGGCCGAGGTCCAGGAAGCGGCCGAACAGCAGCTGGCTGCCCAGCATAACCGCGCGGTCCATCTGGTTGCGGGCGAAGGCTGGCACCCGGGTGTGATCGGGATCGTTGCCGGGCGGATCAAGGAAAAGACCGGCAAGCCCGCGCTGGTCATCGCGCTCGATGGCGAGACCGGCAAGGGCTCGGGCCGCTCGATTTCCGGCGTCGACCTGGGTGCGGCGATCATCCGCGCGCGTGACGAAGGGCTGCTGGTGGCCGGTGGGGGCCATGCGATGGCTGCCGGTCTGACGGTGAGCGCCGACAAGGTCGATGCGCTTGCCGAATGGCTTGATCGCACGCTGGAAGGTCAGGTTGCACGCGCCTCCGCCAGTCGCGAGATGGCGCTCGACCTTGCAGTGTCGCCGGGCGGGCTGACCTCCGAACTGGTCAATTCGCTCGACGAGGCCGGCCCCTACGGCGTGGGCTGGCCCGGACCGCGCGTGGCGGTGGGACCGGTGCGTCTCGTCAAATGCGATATCGTGGGCACCGATCACGTGCGTCTGATCGCCGCAGGTGACGACGGCAAGAGCTTCAAGGGCATCGCTTTCCGCGCTGCCGACAGCGACATGGGCCAGGCGTTGCTGCACGGTTCGCGCGGGCGCCGGCTGTGGCTGGCAGGCCGGGTGAAGATCGACGATTGGGGTAGCCGTCCGCAGGCCGAACTGCACCTCGAGGACGCCGCCTGGGCCGATTGA
- a CDS encoding flavodoxin family protein, producing MTTGPLLIIWHSRTGTSEQLAAAAFKGAGEEAGEGSRLLRACDTTPDDLLAAGGYLFCCPENLASMSGEMKEMFDRCYYPVLGRIEGRPYATVIAAGSDGEGAQRQLDRIAKGWRLKRVTDPWIVMTDAQEPEEILAPKTVSDSERARAAELGAALAEGIAQGIF from the coding sequence ATGACCACCGGCCCCCTCCTCATCATCTGGCACAGCCGCACCGGCACCAGCGAGCAATTGGCCGCAGCTGCATTCAAAGGGGCGGGCGAGGAGGCGGGCGAGGGCAGCCGGCTGCTGCGGGCCTGCGACACCACGCCGGACGATCTGCTCGCCGCGGGGGGCTATCTGTTCTGTTGCCCGGAGAATCTCGCCAGCATGAGCGGCGAGATGAAGGAGATGTTCGACCGCTGCTATTATCCCGTCCTTGGGCGCATCGAGGGGCGCCCTTATGCCACGGTGATCGCGGCGGGGTCGGATGGAGAGGGCGCGCAGCGGCAGCTCGACCGGATCGCAAAAGGCTGGCGGCTGAAGCGCGTTACCGATCCGTGGATCGTCATGACCGACGCGCAGGAGCCCGAGGAGATCCTCGCTCCGAAAACCGTGAGCGACAGCGAGCGTGCGCGCGCGGCCGAACTCGGCGCGGCCCTGGCGGAGGGTATCGCGCAGGGCATCTTCTAG
- a CDS encoding AHH domain-containing protein has protein sequence MGEGARYTSSHTRHRLPFCAVNRRGSPQHDPALQRHHLLPCQLLGKECFAPLIETLGKDRIGFDGFRRNGLLLPAREEAVRRLALPLHRGPHRDYNAMVIERVGRIERRWSRQALADPRGAADTALMRFSLLQRALRRRLLDERQPLRLNRRDPIGKGLDFADLDAMAETLWGATAP, from the coding sequence GTGGGCGAGGGCGCGCGATACACTTCCTCGCATACGCGCCATCGCCTGCCGTTCTGCGCGGTCAACCGGCGGGGGTCGCCGCAGCACGATCCGGCGCTCCAACGGCATCACCTGCTGCCCTGCCAGTTGCTCGGGAAAGAGTGCTTCGCTCCGCTGATCGAGACGCTGGGCAAGGACCGGATCGGGTTCGACGGCTTCCGCCGCAACGGCCTGCTACTGCCTGCGCGCGAGGAGGCGGTGCGGCGACTTGCGCTGCCGCTGCATCGCGGGCCGCATCGCGATTACAACGCGATGGTCATTGAGCGTGTCGGGCGGATCGAGCGGCGCTGGTCGCGTCAGGCACTGGCCGATCCGCGGGGCGCAGCGGATACCGCACTGATGCGATTCTCGTTGCTCCAGCGCGCACTGCGTCGGCGCCTGCTCGATGAACGCCAGCCGCTGCGGCTCAACCGCAGGGACCCGATAGGCAAGGGATTGGATTTCGCCGACCTCGACGCGATGGCCGAGACCCTGTGGGGCGCGACCGCGCCCTAG
- a CDS encoding NAD(P)H-dependent flavin oxidoreductase, producing MTLPAPFDKLRIPVIGSPLFIVSGPELVIAQCKAGIVGSFPALNARPQSQVDEWLHQITEELAAHNRDNPDRPAAPYAVNQIVHKSNDRLDADMQTCAKWQVPMVITSLGAREEVFNAVSGWGGITMHDVINNRFAHKAIEKGATGLIPVAAGAGGHAGVLSPFALMQEIREWFDGLVALSGSIAHGRSILAAQALGADFAYIGSPWIATTEANADEGYKEAIVEGGADGIVYTNLFTGVHGNYLRSSIESAGLDPDDLPVSDPTKMNFGSGGNTKAKAWKDVWGSGQGIGTVTASAPVEDTVARLEREYTAAKEALARATA from the coding sequence ATGACCCTGCCTGCCCCCTTCGACAAACTGCGCATCCCCGTTATCGGATCGCCGCTGTTCATCGTCTCCGGGCCGGAACTGGTCATCGCGCAATGCAAGGCGGGCATTGTCGGCAGCTTCCCCGCGCTGAATGCGCGCCCGCAAAGCCAGGTCGACGAATGGCTGCACCAGATCACCGAGGAGCTGGCGGCGCATAATCGCGACAATCCCGATCGCCCGGCTGCGCCCTATGCGGTCAACCAGATCGTCCACAAATCCAACGACCGGCTGGATGCCGACATGCAGACCTGCGCCAAATGGCAGGTGCCGATGGTCATCACCTCGCTCGGTGCGCGCGAGGAAGTGTTCAACGCGGTCAGCGGCTGGGGCGGAATCACCATGCATGACGTGATCAACAACCGCTTCGCGCACAAGGCGATCGAAAAGGGCGCGACGGGCCTGATCCCCGTGGCGGCGGGTGCCGGCGGACATGCCGGCGTGCTCAGCCCCTTCGCGCTGATGCAGGAGATCCGCGAATGGTTCGACGGGCTCGTCGCGCTTTCGGGTTCGATCGCGCATGGCCGCTCGATCCTCGCCGCACAGGCTCTGGGGGCCGACTTCGCCTATATCGGCTCGCCATGGATCGCGACCACCGAGGCCAATGCCGACGAAGGCTATAAGGAAGCCATTGTCGAAGGCGGCGCCGATGGCATCGTCTACACCAACCTGTTCACCGGGGTGCATGGCAATTACCTGCGCTCGAGCATCGAGAGCGCCGGGCTCGACCCCGACGATCTACCGGTGAGCGACCCGACCAAGATGAACTTCGGCAGCGGCGGCAACACCAAGGCCAAGGCGTGGAAGGATGTGTGGGGCTCGGGCCAGGGCATCGGTACGGTCACCGCCAGCGCACCGGTCGAGGACACCGTGGCGCGGCTCGAACGCGAATATACCGCAGCGAAAGAAGCTCTGGCGCGCGCGACTGCCTAG
- a CDS encoding amidohydrolase family protein, with protein sequence MTEEILEPELPIIDPHHHLWDLRALVPAFPEPRHDFIEAIAGAAYYTFDALHADTHSGHNVVGTVFMECGAFYDAGRDEAMKPVGEVEFVNGVAAQGASGLYGDYRPCAAIVGHADLTLGDAVKPVVEALVPAGNGRFKGIRHSAAWDADPAVLGPPFHAPEGLYASDAFRAGMAAYSEYGLTFDAWLLEPQLGDVLALAKAFPDQQIVLDHCGTPLNIACYHGTLHERFDGWRRSIQAIAECPNVAVKLGGLAMAFCGLPDTGPDKGHGSEHLAGLWRPYIETCIEAFGADRAMFESNYPVDRWGASYPVLWNTFKRLATGHSAAEKHALFAGTAARIYDIEHVLPTT encoded by the coding sequence ATGACCGAAGAGATCCTCGAACCCGAGCTGCCGATCATCGATCCGCACCACCATCTGTGGGACCTGCGCGCGCTGGTGCCCGCCTTTCCCGAACCGCGGCACGATTTCATCGAGGCGATCGCGGGGGCGGCCTATTACACCTTCGACGCGTTGCACGCAGACACGCATTCGGGCCACAATGTCGTGGGCACCGTGTTCATGGAATGCGGCGCCTTCTACGATGCCGGGCGCGACGAGGCGATGAAACCCGTTGGCGAGGTCGAGTTCGTCAATGGCGTGGCGGCGCAGGGGGCAAGCGGTCTTTATGGCGATTACCGCCCCTGCGCGGCGATTGTCGGTCATGCCGATCTTACATTGGGCGATGCGGTCAAACCAGTGGTCGAGGCTCTGGTTCCAGCGGGCAACGGCCGCTTCAAAGGGATCCGTCACAGCGCCGCGTGGGACGCCGATCCCGCTGTGCTCGGTCCGCCGTTCCATGCCCCCGAGGGGCTCTACGCCTCGGATGCCTTTCGCGCCGGGATGGCGGCCTATTCCGAATACGGGCTGACCTTCGATGCCTGGCTGCTGGAACCGCAGCTCGGCGATGTCCTCGCGCTCGCCAAGGCCTTTCCCGACCAACAGATCGTGCTCGACCATTGCGGCACGCCGCTCAATATCGCCTGCTATCACGGCACCTTGCACGAGCGGTTCGACGGCTGGCGCCGGTCGATCCAGGCGATTGCCGAATGCCCCAATGTAGCAGTCAAGCTGGGGGGACTGGCGATGGCGTTCTGCGGCCTCCCCGATACCGGCCCGGACAAGGGGCACGGTTCGGAGCATCTCGCGGGACTGTGGCGGCCCTATATCGAGACCTGCATCGAAGCCTTCGGCGCGGACCGGGCGATGTTCGAATCGAACTATCCTGTCGACCGCTGGGGCGCGAGCTATCCGGTGCTGTGGAACACGTTCAAGCGGTTGGCCACGGGGCATAGCGCGGCAGAGAAGCACGCGCTGTTCGCCGGCACTGCAGCGCGCATCTACGATATCGAGCACGTCCTTCCGACCACTTGA